The following proteins are encoded in a genomic region of Candidatus Aminicenantes bacterium:
- a CDS encoding YraN family protein: protein MTGLGRRGEEAAARYLERRGYRLLERNLRLAGVEVDLVAEKGDWICFVEVKSRRRSHQGDPMEFVDPRKQARLIRAARVFCSGRSRWNRPVRFDVISVLETESGLKINHLPDAFVEE, encoded by the coding sequence GGTGAAGAGGCCGCGGCCCGCTACCTGGAGCGCCGGGGGTACCGCCTGCTGGAGCGTAACCTGCGCCTGGCCGGTGTGGAAGTGGACCTGGTGGCGGAAAAAGGTGACTGGATTTGCTTTGTGGAAGTCAAGAGCCGCCGCCGCAGTCATCAGGGTGACCCCATGGAGTTCGTGGACCCGCGCAAGCAGGCGCGCCTGATCCGGGCCGCGCGGGTTTTCTGCTCCGGCCGCAGCCGGTGGAACCGCCCCGTGCGTTTTGACGTGATATCAGTGTTGGAAACCGAATCCGGGCTGAAGATCAACCACCTGCCCGATGCCTTTGTGGAGGAATAG